From the Sphingomonas suaedae genome, one window contains:
- a CDS encoding uracil-DNA glycosylase family protein: MGIEGATDWRAEAASALIWWRDAGVDVLVEDAPRDWTARPAAAVKDEPMRGPVRAEPEPEAPLPATLDAFLDWRFGAGAPEAVPGEPLVPPEGDPASPLMVVTDLPEFDGGNPALLAGAAGALFDRILAAIGQSRDSIYLVPLCAVRPITGQVPRELEERLGELLRHHVGLTTPARLLLLGQSASRAILGTGPARGRDGLTPFNHSGGQSLAVATFHPRFLLNKPAAKADVWKDLQLLIEGQSQ; encoded by the coding sequence ATGGGTATTGAGGGGGCAACCGACTGGCGGGCCGAAGCGGCGAGCGCACTGATATGGTGGCGCGACGCAGGGGTAGATGTGCTCGTCGAGGATGCGCCGCGCGACTGGACCGCCCGTCCCGCTGCGGCGGTCAAGGACGAGCCGATGCGCGGTCCCGTGCGGGCCGAGCCGGAACCCGAAGCCCCCCTCCCCGCCACGCTCGACGCCTTTCTCGACTGGCGCTTCGGTGCCGGGGCGCCCGAGGCGGTGCCGGGCGAACCACTGGTGCCCCCGGAAGGCGATCCGGCGTCGCCGCTGATGGTCGTCACCGATCTTCCCGAATTCGACGGTGGCAACCCCGCCCTGCTGGCTGGCGCAGCGGGCGCGTTGTTCGACCGCATCCTCGCCGCGATCGGCCAATCGCGCGACTCGATATACCTTGTGCCGCTCTGCGCCGTCCGGCCGATTACCGGACAGGTCCCGCGCGAACTGGAGGAAAGACTGGGCGAATTGCTGCGTCATCACGTCGGGCTGACAACGCCCGCCCGACTGCTTCTGCTCGGCCAATCGGCCAGCCGTGCGATTCTCGGGACCGGCCCCGCGCGCGGGCGTGACGGTTTAACGCCCTTTAACCATTCGGGCGGACAATCGCTTGCAGTCGCCACTTTCCATCCGCGCTTTCTGCTGAACAAGCCGGCGGCAAAGGCGGATGTTTGGAAGGATCTACAATTATTGATCGAAGGGCAGAGCCAGTGA